In Drosophila yakuba strain Tai18E2 chromosome X, Prin_Dyak_Tai18E2_2.1, whole genome shotgun sequence, a single genomic region encodes these proteins:
- the LOC6524432 gene encoding uncharacterized protein LOC6524432, whose product MELSQLEDLYHWRRSFWGLGKEAIRMPSSCSSRPPSNPRQLLAWLASLELPMLKDETPPPSFYFDLLEANAVALDRSVHSGKLLITLGSQTEQVPEEYVSHTLALLATTALQLCRPGDAPASPCHAASGDAVPLPVLQDTGTCPNVQLSTLVGIGTGPDLAHIPRLVEKGTGTDPYPVSMDTDLPHASSESFSAVLMRAFLALSVLHAVYVFSRITFDTFMTHVWEAFVQDLPPPRTPSIEETPAFLSAGIWQRIVAKLAELRTRFP is encoded by the coding sequence ATGGAGCTCTCCCAACTGGAGGACCTATACCACTGGCGCCGCTCATTTTGGGGACTGGGCAAAGAAGCTATCCGTATGCCATCGAGCTGCAGCTCCCGCCCACCGAGCAATCCTCGCCAGCTGTTGGCTTGGCTAGCATCTTTGGAGCTGCCCATGCTGAAGGACGAGACACCGCCGCCCAGTTTCTACTTCGATTTGCTGGAGGCCAATGCCGTGGCACTGGACCGCAGTGTCCACAGCGGCAAGCTGCTCATAACGCTGGGTAGTCAGACGGAGCAAGTTCCGGAGGAGTATGTGTCCCACACACTGGCATTGCTGGCGACCACGGCTCTGCAGCTATGCAGACCTGGAGATGCGCCAGCCTCACCATGTCATGCGGCATCTGGTGATGCAGTACCACTTCCGGTGTTGCAGGACACCGGAACCTGTCCCAATGTGCAGCTTTCCACATTGGTGGGGATCGGAACTGGTCCCGATTTGGCGCACATTCCCAGGTTGGTGGAGAAGGGAACTGGAACCGATCCCTATCCGGTTTCGATGGACACAGACTTGCCACATGCGAGCAGCGAATCGTTTTCCGCCGTGTTGATGAGGGCGTTCCTGGCGCTGTCCGTGCTGCACGCCGTCTACGTCTTCTCCAGGATCACCTTCGACACCTTCATGACCCACGTGTGGGAGGCCTTCGTCCAGGACTTGCCACCGCCTCGAACTCCGTCGATCGAGGAGACGCCAGCATTCCTGTCCGCAGGCATTTGGCAACGGATTGTCGCCAAGCTGGCGGAGCTGCGTACCCGATTTCCCTAA
- the LOC6524434 gene encoding period circadian protein, producing the protein MLKRDLQKITLKLSDLKDYEIARQKNKLKNAPQPTLSQDGLTGDDASTSGTTASCSSNTETATETASGSGLGLGSGSGSGSGSGSGSGSYMTGMGYRSETPSSASYTTSTTPTPATQEEVLRPSSAVTATTNTGTTNSGSTDDVSVAAVVDDTDTIDEISDDNWVDLNADTNDTVDTHQEEQEQLPEVEGEEEEDGARGGA; encoded by the coding sequence ATGCTGAAACGCGATCTGCAGAAGATCACACTCAAGCTGTCCGATCTCAAGGACTACGAGATTGCCCGCCAGAAGAACAAGCTCAAGAATGCCCCGCAACCGACGCTATCCCAGGATGGACTCACCGGTGACGATGCCTCCACTTCGGGGACAACggccagctgcagctccaacaCGGAAACGGCCACTGAAACTGCTTCGGGCTCCGGATTGGGATTAGGGTCTGGATCGGGCTCTGGCTCCGGCTCTGGCTCCGGATCCGGATCGTACATGACAGGAATGGGGTATCGGTCGGAGACACCCTCCTCCGCATCGTACACCACATCGACGACCCCGACTCCGGCCACTCAGGAGGAGGTACTGAGGCCCTCGTCCGCCGTCACGGCCACCACCAACACCGGCACCACCAATTCCGGCTCCACGGATGATGTAAGCGTGGCTGCCGTTGTGGATGACACGGACACCATTGACGAGATCAGCGACGACAACTGGGTGGACCTAAATGCGGACACCAACGACACCGTTGACACCCaccaggaggagcaggagcagctgcccgAGGTGGAGggtgaggaggaggaggacggGGCCAGGGGAGGAGCCTAA
- the LOC6524435 gene encoding keratin-associated protein 19-2, with protein MKFLCVFVILAICLMSSWAAVSEPAPEALEAADPSAVDEKKTEKRGIYGFGHGYGGYAGYGGYGGYGHGHYGGYGGLSSPYYGGYGYVHAAPYYGGHHGYYPYHHGHYGFY; from the exons atgaagTTCTTG tGCGTGTTCGTCATCCTGGCCATTTGCCTCATGAGCAGCTGGGCAGCAGTTTCGGAGCCCGCTCCTGAAGCCCTGGAGGCAGCCGACCCATCCGCCGTGGATGAGAAGAAGACAGAGAAGCGAGGCATCTACGGGTTCGGTCACGGCTACGGCGGCTACGCTGGATACGGGGGATATGGTGGCTATGGACATGGCCACTACGGCGGCTACGGCGGACTGAGCAGTCCCTACTACGGCGGCTACGGCTACGTCCATGCGGCGCCCTACTACGGCGGACACCACGGCTACTATCCGTACCACCATGGCCACTACGGCTTCTACTAG